The Megalobrama amblycephala isolate DHTTF-2021 linkage group LG1, ASM1881202v1, whole genome shotgun sequence genome segment CTAGGCTACACTCAGAAGTTCTGGAATGATATTGCATGCCCGTAGGCAGGGGGGGTTCGGGTGGTTCGAacaaaccccccccccccccccccctccctccctccctcactGCCAAAGGTCCAGAATTTAAGtcggttttttttttatgtgattatTGTCATCATTGTTTTAATCAATGATTGTGATGAATATTCTGGGTTGCTGTTTCAAATTAATATGTTACATTATTGTAGCTGGACGTGTGTGCGTGCCGCGCGTGCAGTTCAGATAGTTCTCGCAATACACTTTTCAAAGCAACGGTGAAGAAGCATCGCCTCTGAATGATGGGGGGTaggggttatatatatatttatatttatatttaattaaaaggaTTTCTATATTTTCTCCACTCAATAGTCTACAATATAATAGCCATATAAACATAgcgtaattataataataaaacatagtgGATATTCAGTGATATTGGCTGTGCAATATCTACTTTTGTGACTGGCCAATACCGGCAGACTGAAGCCAATGGAAATGCTTCTCCTTCGGTGCCCGTCTTATTACTCTGAGAACTTCAAAGCAGACCGCTTGAGGTAAATTATCTGGAATGATTAACTTAGTATATTGATTTACGATGCCTATGTGAGAGTGTTGTGTCTGTACATGAGCGTCGGAACCATTGTATGTGGGTGGGACaagacccacccactttttaagaccaatgatattggacccactcacttttaccgtctctaatgcctcgtttccactgagcggtacggtacggtacggttcggtacggtacacatttttttccatttccactgtcaaaagttgtgaatggtaccctaattccgaaccgtaccgtaccacttttttgggacccttTCGAAGGGGTACCAAGCACAATAGTACTGTACCAACAGGGTGGAGCTACACTCTGCAGAACGTTGATTGGTTGACGGAGAATCGTCACTTGCGCGTGCAAAGGGGATGATAAGAGCATGGATAAGAGGCGCGGGCGCCATTTCTAAAAGTTTACAGTTGCAACACAAATGTCGGTGCGAAGTGAAGCTTGGTCGACCCAGGAAGTGCAGACCTTCCTGGGTATCATCAGCGAGGAAAGGGTGCAAAGGGAACTCGATGGCATGGTGAGAAACGAAAAAGTGTTCCAGTATGTTTCTGAGAGGATGGCTGAAGAGGGGTTCCAACGGACGCCCGAGCAGTGCCGCGTTAAATGCAAGAAGCTGCGGAGCGAATACCGTAAGGTGAAAGACCACAACAGCCGGAGTGGTGTAAACAGAAAGAACTGGAAATGGTTCGATATGTTGGACGCTATCTATGGACACAGACCCGCGAATTTGGGAAGAGGAGGCGGCGTCGATACGGCAACGTCTCTGCTGGAGTCAATGATGGAGTCTGCCGGTAAGTTCTTATAgttgtaaaataaagtatacaAAGATCACGGGAAAGCTCACATTCAGTGTACAACTTTAGAGCAAGCCTGTTGTTTGTTAGTTGTTTGCTAGCCAGTGCGGTAGCATCCAATTTTTTGCAAGCTAAGAAGCTAGTTTATTAGCCAGTGGTGGACGAAGTACAAACCCAGTAACTTTACTTGTGTAAAAGTACAGATAACTTAATGAAACAGTACTCCTACaagttttttaaacatttacttgagaaaGATTACAAGTATTTCATTTTGTATGCATTTAAATACTAAAAGTACTGATCGATGAACgtcaatttataatttatgcaatttgaTGTACATCCTACTGCTCAAAATAGCTATTAATGATACAGTAATGCTGATATTAAAGATAcagcttaaaggtgctatagaggatgttttgttttatacattgttgcaatattacttgaaactgtctttactatcaGATAAAAGACTTTATTAGGTGCACtaatcatctgtgcatgaggtagggccatAAAAACATAAGGCAATCGTTTATGTGATGATcacataaacgattggccctctggcttaaCGATTGGCCCTcatgtctctcacaaggaacgtaatggaaGTGATTGACATGTTGTATGTAACTATGTTGTATGTTCTGTGTTTATCTTGAACCTATTATTGCAGTTTGTGTAATTAAGGTGACTTGTAACTTTTCAGCTGAGGATCCTATCAGTCAGGAGGAAACCACAGAGGAACTGTCCACCTTTGAGAACTTGCCTGCAACTTCGAGTTCGCTTGCAAGTACACCGACATCACCAGAATCGACGCCATCGCCTGCGAGAGCACCCCGTTGTACGCCCATCAGTAAGATATGAAAACCAGACTAAAATCACACACTGGactgtacaatttttttttgggggggggggggggggggtcgaTAGTAATACACTAATCTGGACATTGCATTGTACTGCTATAAATGTCTCCCCCCTACATATATCTTCATAACTTACCATGTTTTGCTCAAATCACAAGGATTAATACGCTTCACTAAACAGCCAACATTGCTGTCTGTTTTGCATTCCAGGCAAGAGAAAAAGGGGTCAGCAGGATGTTGCTGCAGCCCTGTTGGAGATGCAGGCCGCTGATGAGAGGCAGCAGGACTGGCAAGAGAGGATGGAGGAGCGTCGTGACCGACGTTTTGAGTTGATGCTGGAGGAGGCCCATGAGGCAAGGCGGCATGAGGCCGAACTCACCCGGCAACACATGGAGCAGACTGAAAGCTTCAATCAGGCCTTCCTCAGCACACTTGGTCAGCTGGTGCAGGTGTTGAGCAGCAGCAGCCGTGATCCTGTGCCTCCATCCAGCCACTAGTTGTTGTTACACAGCTCATTGTTTTGTAGCacttgttttacttttttcaaattaaataatttttccaTTACCACATGTCATGTGTTCTGTCTCACAGGCTTCTTCCCGTACCCATTCTACGAATTGATGTCATTCGCTAAATGTTACTGACGTCAGGTGTTAgttgttcatgtctttctttctttcaggtgtaagatgttcatgtctttctttcttcaatcaaaaagaaatgaaggtttttgatgaaaacattccaggattattctcctatcaaaaaccttaatttctttttgactgaagaaagacatgaacaacttggatgacatgggggtgagtaaattatcaggaaattttatttgaaagtgaactaatcctttaacgatGCCAGAGTGTATGGACCTTTTGTTTGCTGTCTTGATAATCACCATTTGGGAGATTATGCTTTACCTTGAATATACAATATTTTCTTACAATAGTTGTTAATGTTACTTTACATTTACAATAGCTGATCTTCAAAGATTTTACTCCATACtcaaatatgatttttaaagtaacgtaGTGCAAGCAAAATCTGAATTAGCAGggtaaaagtaaaaatgatttatttgtgtccattacaaaaacaaaacataacctAGCATTTGAACAAAACATAACCTAGCATTTGAACAAAACATAACCTAGCATTTGAACAAAACATAACCTAGCATTTACACTGTGCCTTTgctaccaaaaaaaaataaaaaaattaactgttCAAATACCGCATCAGACCCTCTCGTACATCTCTGCCCTCCTCTTCTGCATCCTGTGCCAGTGCCACCACAGGCTCTGCTGCTACAGGTGTATCCCATTCATGTTGGTAATCCTCTCCATGACTTTCACAAAGATTGTGCAGAGCACAACAGGTCAACACCATGGATTTCACCAGTTCAACATCACTGTCATTCCTCTTCATAAGGCACCGCCACCTGCCCTTAAGCCTCCCAAAAGCATTTTCTACCACCACCCGAGCCCTGCAGACTTTCTTGTTGTAGGTCAATTGTTCTGCTGTCAGTCGGCCATTGTCAGGAAATGGTTTTAGGAGCCAATTCTGCAAAGGATAGGCAGAGTCTCCCAGCACATAATAGCCAGCATTCACGCCACTGATGTTCCTGGTGCAAGCTGGGTAAAGGCATCCACGCTCCACTAACTACCACAATGTGGACAGTCTCAGGACACGAGCATCATGCAAACTCCCAGCCATTCCTGCATATACACTCCAAAACAATCCTTTTCCATCTACAACTCCTTGCAGGATGATGGAATGCCAGCCTTTTCTGTTGAAGTAATCGCAGTGGTACTCCTTTGGGGCAATAATGGGTATGTGACACCCATCAATGGCACCAACACACAGCGGAAGTCCCCATCGATTCTCAAAGTAGGCTGCCATTTCTTTAAGCTTCTGCTGGTCAGGGAAACAAATCTGTTCTGGAACTAACAAAGTGCAGGCGGCCTCACAGAATTCCTGCACACACCGACACACTGTTGTTTTGCTGACACCAAAAAGATGGCCAATGCTTCTGTAGTCGCTGTTGGTTGCCAGCTTCCATAGTGCGATGGCAACTCTTTTCTTCAGGGGAATGCACACTCTGAAGTTTGTATCCTGTTTTTCCATTGCTGGACACAACTTGGTACAAAGGcacagaaatgtttcttcagaCATCCTGAAGTTGTGCACCCACTGTGTTGGTGTGAATCCTGGAACAATCACATCCCACCATTCATCTGATCGGTTGAAAGTCCAAATGGTTGGTCTGCCGCGCCGATTTTGCAACAGATTGATCATCTGAAAACACATAGCAAACATAACACACAGTCATACACACTGTAGCAGTGAAGGAGGGTGTGTTCAGgtcctttaaataaaatttaaataaataaactaccAGGTGGCTGAAACACTACCACATAAAGTCTACAGGAAATTACAACATTGAAAGTGTTACCTTCGACAAAATAGAAGATAAAATTTCATAAAATATCCAATATACTCCACAAAACAGGCCAATTTGGTGTTATTGAAGCACAAAGAAACAATAAGTTAACTAGTCTACAGACAGAATTTAGCAATTACAGGCAGTTATATATTTTAGCAATTACAGACAATAACATTACATACAATGTCAAAACCCACAACTAGCATTGCTTGAAAT includes the following:
- the LOC125280432 gene encoding zinc finger and SCAN domain-containing protein 29-like — its product is MSVRSEAWSTQEVQTFLGIISEERVQRELDGMVRNEKVFQYVSERMAEEGFQRTPEQCRVKCKKLRSEYRKVKDHNSRSGVNRKNWKWFDMLDAIYGHRPANLGRGGGVDTATSLLESMMESAAEDPISQEETTEELSTFENLPATSSSLASTPTSPESTPSPARAPRCTPISKRKRGQQDVAAALLEMQAADERQQDWQERMEERRDRRFELMLEEAHEARRHEAELTRQHMEQTESFNQAFLSTLGQLVQVLSSSSRDPVPPSSH